ATCAGCACATCAAAAAACTAAAAATGATAGAATCTTAAATGTCAAACTAGAAACAATTACAGAAGGTCTTTCTTGTCAAATGCTACATATAGGTAGTTATGATAATGAACCTTTATCATTTGAAAAAATGGAAAAATATTGTATAGATAATGGATATCATCGATTATCTAAAGATCATAAAGAAATCTATTTATCTGATGCAAGAAAAGTTGCACCAGATAAACTAAAAACAACACTTCGTTTTCAAATAACAAAAGACATATAATTTAAAATATGTTAAAATTAAAAATAAAGATTATAAAAATTCTTAAAAACATAAAAAGGGGAAATGAGCATAGTGAAAAAATATCTTTCAGCAATCATCTTGATTGCACTTACATTTAGCTTATTTGGATGCAATAATGTCGAAGGGGTTATAGATATTATCGATGAAGAACAACCAGCACTGATCTTTGGAAGTAGTACTCAGGTTAATCAAGAAGATCTATTAGCATACATTAATGATTTTGATGCAAAATATACTGAGCTAAATAAACAATGTTTACTTAGTGAATATGACAAATATGAACCTATTACCAGAGATATAGTTAACGAGTCTTATTGTAGAATATGTGATTCAAATATCGTGATGATAAATAATGCATTTGTTAATGTCATAGATCTTATTGAAGCTGGATTTGATGATAATGATAATGTTATGACTAATGAAAGCATTTATATAGGAAGCATCAATCTTAAGATAGAATTTAAAGAGGATGCTTTAAGAATAACTACATACCATGAAGAAGGAAGTTTTTATTCGCAACATACGCTTGCTACTATAGACGATAATATTTATTATAATTATATGTATATAAATGATCAAGATCAGTATTCAAAACGTGTGTATTATGAAAATCATTATCTTAAATATGAATATTTATCACAAAATAATTATCAGTTCTATCAACAAAATCTTGAAACATCAGAAGTTATACGTATCATCATTGGTTTTCTTACCGATAGAACAAGTAATTATTTTACAACTTTTGCTATTGGAAATGAAAACTATATAAATATTGTTAACTACATAGACTCAGAGCTAAACTATATAGAAACTCAACAATTAGATGGGGATAATGTAGAATTTAAATATAGAACAAATAGTGAAAACCATAAAGAAATTCTTTTAAATGCACTAGAACTAGAGAGTTGGAATCTATTGAAACAAGATGGTAACAATCAACAGTTATATAAAATGTATCGTGATGAGACATTATTATATGAAGATCTAACAGTAAGAAGTTTTGACGCTCAAGAAATGCCAACAATAATTATAGATGTTTCAGAAAATTTATCAAGTATAATAACAATTGGTGAAACCAATTTTGATTTACATGCTATCATCTTAGAACATGATATATTTGAAGAGGATCATGTTAAATTAATGACATATTATAATATTAGCCCTGATGAAAACACTTATGAGGACTATGAGGACTCTTTCCAAGATATGATAGATTACTTTGATGAATACGTCAATGAATAAATCAATAGAGGTAGTAGCGGCAATCATTAAAAAAGATAACACATACTTTTGTGCTCAAAGAAGTGATCATGGAGAACTTGCTAAAAAATGGGAGTTTCCTGGAGGAAAGATAGAAAAAGGAGAAACTCATAAAGAAGCTCTAGAAAGAGAAATATTAGAAGAGTTAAACACTAAAATTGAAGTAAAAACATTTTTATTAACTATTAATCATCAATATAAAGGATTTAACTTAATTTTACATGCTTATCGATGTGAAGTTATAGAAGGCAATTTAGAGTTATCTGAACATCTTGCTTTTAAATGGGCAACAATAGATGAGATGAAAAAAATGGAATTCTCAGCTGCGGATATACCTGTTTTGGATTATCTATCAACATAATAAATATAAAATATATGTATAAAACAGATTTCTATGTTTAATAGAAACCTGTTTTATTTTACAAATATGAATTATTAAGTAAAAATTATATAATTATATAAAAAGTGGTATAGTATAGATATAGATAAGAAAGAAGGTATATTATGGAAAAAATCGTATTTAAGAATAAATATTTGAACATCGTTATTGGTGTTATTCTAGTTTTATTAGCTGGGTTAGGTTACTTCTTAGGCTGGGTTGAAGATTTTTTACCATTTTTTATAGGTAGTATATTGATTTTATTATCATTAAAAAGATTTATATTTACATATAAGAAAATAATAAGTAAAAATGCGACATTAATTTTAGTTATAGAATTGATATTAGATTTTGTATTTGCAGGTCTACTTATTTATCTAAAAGACAATGTAGAATTATTTATAGGATTAATCGTCTACATCCGTGGAGTATCATATTTATTGATTAATTATATTGCAACTAGAAAGATTAAATTACTACAATATATTATGAATATTGGATATGTTACGATTGGTGCATTTTTAATGTTTTATCCATTAGACAGTGTTACTGCAATTGTAATTACAGTAAGTTTATTATTCCTTTTAGTGGGAGCTATATTTCTACAGGCTGGAATTAAACCATTTGTAAAAAGTAAAGATCCATTAAAGAAGGCTAAAGAACGTGAAAAAGTTCAAGAAAAACTAGTCAAAAAACAAGAAAAAGTTGAAGATAAGCTTGATAAATTGGAAGTTAAAGCAACCAAGGTAGCAGAAGAAAATAAAAAAATTGTTGAAGAGTCTAAAATCATACAAAAAGAATTAGAAAAGACGAAAGGTTCTGTTAAACCAAAACCAAAAGTTGAAGAAGTGACCCCTAAAATACAAAAAATTAATTATGAAGAAAAATCATTAACAGAATTAAAAGCAATCGCAAGAGAGCGTAATTTAGAGGGTGTAAGTCAATTAAACAAGGCACAACTTATTGCAAAACTTAAAGAAGAAAAAAATAAATAATGATAAATAAAAAAACAGATACATAAATAAATTATCTGTTTTTTTTATTGAGTGTTTTGACTATTGGCGTATAATACTTAATTTATGACGTAAAATTTACTATATGACTTGAAAATTTAGTCTATTTCATCTATTCTATTTATAATAGATGGAGGGATAAATATGTCAAAACCAAGAAAAGATATGAAATATTTAAATGTTAATAGATATTTATTGAATAAGCAATCTAATATAAGTGAAAAAACGGAGTTTTTAGAAGAACAAACTAAAACGATATTAAATGATCAAATACATGGTATTAGCTTTAGTCCCTATCTTGATGGACAAGATCCAAGTATTAAATCAATCATTACAAATCAACAAATTAGTGACCGCTTAGATATTATAAAACCACATACAAAATGGATTAGAACTTTTTCATGCTCTTGTGGTAATGAAAATGTTCCAAGAATTGCACATGAAAAAGGGCTAAAAACATTTGTAGGTGCTTGGATTGATAGTGATCTAGAAAACAATGAACTTGAAATAAGCAATGCTATTCGCATTGCAAAAGAAGGTCATGTTGATATGTTAGCGATTGGTAATGAAGTTCTTTTAAGAAAAGATTTAGACATAGATGAGTTAATTCATTATATAAAAAGAGTAAAGCAAGAACTACCTAATGTTTTAGTTGGCTATGTTGATGCTTATTATATGTTTATTAATTATCCTGAGATTGTAGATGAATGTGATGTATTATTTGCGAACTGTTATCCATTTTGGGAATACTGCGCTTTAGATATTTCTGTAGAATACATGAAAAAAATGTATCAATTGGTTAGTGAAAATTCAAACGGTAAGAAAGTTATTATAAGTGAAACAGGTTGGCCTACAAAAGGTGAACAATATGGCGCAGCAATGCCGTCATATGAAAATGCTATGCGTTATTTTATTAACACGATGAAATGGGTTAAAGATGAGCATATCGATTTATTTTATTTCTCATCATTTGATGAAGTATGGAAAACGAATCATGAAGGCGAATATGGAGCATATTGGGGCCTTTGGGATAAAGATGGAAAGTATAAGTTTAATAAATCTAAATAAAAGGTGAATAAAATGAAACATTTAAAATATGGAAAAGCTATATGCTATTCTGGATACAGGCAAGGGCAAACACCTATAAAAAAAATCTATCCGACTTACGAAAATGTATTGGATGATTTAAAAATATTAGAAAAAGATTTTGATTACATTAGAATGTATGATGCGAGTGAGCATGCGAAAATGACATTAGAATTAATTAAAAAACATAATATAAAGCTTAAGGTGTTATTAGGAATAGATTTACTTGGTGAAGCTAGCAATCCCAATTGTAGCTGGGGTGGAGATTACTCAGTAGAACAAATCGCAGAGCATATTACTTATAATCAAAAACAATTATATAAAGTCATAGAACTAGCTAATGAATATAAAGATATAGTGATTGGGGTTTCTGCAGGTAACGAATCAGTTCCTGAATGGAATGAAAATCTTGTTTCACCAGCTAGAGTCTTATATTTTGTTAATGAGCTAAAAAAATACACACAAGTTCCAGTAACGTATTGTGATAATAATTATTATTGGAAAGATTTATTAAAAGAAGTAGCTGAAGCTGTAGATTTCATTAGTATTCATCTCTATCCAGTTTGGTTAGGGGCTAATGTAGAAGAAGCAATAACATCTAGCATAAAAGAATATAATGAAATAAAAGCATTATATCCAGATAAACAAGTGATTATTACAGAAACAGGATGGCCAACAAAATCTAATGGTGGTCAAATACCAAAAGAAAATGCAAATGAATTAAATCAGCTATTCTTTAACAATGAATTGGATAAGTATACAAGAGAACATGATATCATTTGTTTCTTTTTTGAAGCATTTGATGAAATGTGGAAAGGTTCAAATGCTTTAGATGAACCTGAAAAAAATTGGGGATTTTATTATGACGATCGAACTCCAAAGAGAATAAAATTGAAAAAGTAAAATAGAAAAAAAGAACTAAATTTATGTGAGAATCAAGTTTGATACACAATCACATTATAATAAGTTCTTTTTTATTTAGTATGATTAAAAAATATAGCTTTAACAAAAATACTTGTATTAATATCAAAGGGCCATTCAAACCATTGGCTCTTTTTTATAGTTCGTGATTTTAAAAAATGCTCAAGACCATAGTCTCCAATACCAATACCATATGTTTTAACATAATTTGAATGAAACTTAGACATTTGGGTTTCGTCATCTATTATTATTTTGATTTTTTGATAAAATTCTGAATTAATTTTAGCTTCAAAAATATCAGATACTACACATAGACGACCAGTATCACTTAGTATTGATGATATATTGAAGTTAAATGTTTGAATAACTGTAGGCATTATATCTAGAGCTTGAGATTCAATATAGTTTAATAAATTTTTCGGATAATTTAATGATGAAAGTATAGTAATATCTTTAAGTATTTGTTGAAGAAGAAGTTGTGTATAAATAGGTGTAACGATTACTACATCATATTTAGTATCGAAAACAAATTTATGTTGCTTGATCTCTTTTTTTAAGATAGAAAAGTAGGCTTTAATTTCTGATTGGTTTGTAAATGATAACATTTTATTTATAAAATCGTTCCAATAATCACTATGTCTTAACCCTGTATATTCCATCTCTTTTAATTGGATTTTATGAGCTGCAGATTTATATTTATGTTTTGCTTTTTCTAAAGCTTTTATATCAATATCGGAAAGTGTAATCGTATCAAAAAGATGTGCAAACACATCAAGATCTATATCATCAAGATTTCCAGCACCTAAAATGATAAGGTTTTTATGTTTGTTTTTAATGCATTCATATAAAAAGGTAGTCAATCTTTTTCGATAAGATGACCAATTATCAAATCTTTTTATATCAGATGCATTTAGTATTTGATTGAATGCTTTGATTGTGCTCATATAAATAAACCTCGTATTTTACTATCATATTTACATATTTTACCATTTTTTTATGGCTACATTATATTTATTCTTATCAATATAGAATTTTGAAAATCAAAGTATATTTCTTTAAAAATCATGATATACTATATATGCTGACGGAGATATTGAATTTTTGATGAATTTTAATAAAATATATACTAAAAATCATATACATATTGTATCAAAATTTCGAGTCTAAAGCAATTCTTGAGTTACCCATAAGTTCATTGACAATATTGACAATAAAATGTTGTCGTTATTTACTTATGCTTAATATATAAAACTTTTAGGAGGATGGAAATGAAGTATTTTACTACTTTTGTCACTTTACTATTGATTTATCTGCTTTTAGCAGGTTTTGTAGTAGAAGAAGTGATCTTGGGAAGTGCAGTAAGTGCGGTATTGACTTTCATATTGTT
The sequence above is drawn from the Mariniplasma anaerobium genome and encodes:
- a CDS encoding (deoxy)nucleoside triphosphate pyrophosphohydrolase, giving the protein MNKSIEVVAAIIKKDNTYFCAQRSDHGELAKKWEFPGGKIEKGETHKEALEREILEELNTKIEVKTFLLTINHQYKGFNLILHAYRCEVIEGNLELSEHLAFKWATIDEMKKMEFSAADIPVLDYLST
- a CDS encoding Rho termination factor N-terminal domain-containing protein gives rise to the protein MEKIVFKNKYLNIVIGVILVLLAGLGYFLGWVEDFLPFFIGSILILLSLKRFIFTYKKIISKNATLILVIELILDFVFAGLLIYLKDNVELFIGLIVYIRGVSYLLINYIATRKIKLLQYIMNIGYVTIGAFLMFYPLDSVTAIVITVSLLFLLVGAIFLQAGIKPFVKSKDPLKKAKEREKVQEKLVKKQEKVEDKLDKLEVKATKVAEENKKIVEESKIIQKELEKTKGSVKPKPKVEEVTPKIQKINYEEKSLTELKAIARERNLEGVSQLNKAQLIAKLKEEKNK
- a CDS encoding glycoside hydrolase family 17 protein; translated protein: MSKPRKDMKYLNVNRYLLNKQSNISEKTEFLEEQTKTILNDQIHGISFSPYLDGQDPSIKSIITNQQISDRLDIIKPHTKWIRTFSCSCGNENVPRIAHEKGLKTFVGAWIDSDLENNELEISNAIRIAKEGHVDMLAIGNEVLLRKDLDIDELIHYIKRVKQELPNVLVGYVDAYYMFINYPEIVDECDVLFANCYPFWEYCALDISVEYMKKMYQLVSENSNGKKVIISETGWPTKGEQYGAAMPSYENAMRYFINTMKWVKDEHIDLFYFSSFDEVWKTNHEGEYGAYWGLWDKDGKYKFNKSK
- a CDS encoding glycoside hydrolase family 17 protein, translating into MKHLKYGKAICYSGYRQGQTPIKKIYPTYENVLDDLKILEKDFDYIRMYDASEHAKMTLELIKKHNIKLKVLLGIDLLGEASNPNCSWGGDYSVEQIAEHITYNQKQLYKVIELANEYKDIVIGVSAGNESVPEWNENLVSPARVLYFVNELKKYTQVPVTYCDNNYYWKDLLKEVAEAVDFISIHLYPVWLGANVEEAITSSIKEYNEIKALYPDKQVIITETGWPTKSNGGQIPKENANELNQLFFNNELDKYTREHDIICFFFEAFDEMWKGSNALDEPEKNWGFYYDDRTPKRIKLKK